Proteins encoded by one window of Cyclobacteriaceae bacterium:
- a CDS encoding VOC family protein, whose protein sequence is MKNPIYPCLWFDGQAKEAATLYASVFPGTKITADTPMVVSIESAGQKFMFLNGGPQFKPNPSISFYVVCETKKEVDVAWKKLSAGGNVLMPLDKYDWSEHYGWVQDKFGVNWQLSFGKLASTGQKFSPTLMFTGAQHGNAEKAINFYASVFSPSSVVGILRYAEKDGDVPGTIKHAQFTLNGYVMMAMDSSLMHQFGFTEGVSFVVDCETQEEIDYYWNKLTEGGEESMCGWLKDQFGVSWQIVPAILPDLMRDPVKGQRVVQAFLKMKKFDIEALKKAYEGDSAQK, encoded by the coding sequence ATGAAAAACCCGATCTATCCTTGTCTTTGGTTTGACGGACAAGCCAAAGAAGCAGCAACACTTTATGCGTCTGTTTTTCCGGGAACAAAAATCACAGCCGATACACCCATGGTGGTAAGTATTGAGTCGGCTGGCCAGAAGTTTATGTTTCTTAACGGTGGTCCACAGTTTAAACCCAATCCATCCATTTCTTTTTATGTGGTATGCGAAACTAAAAAAGAAGTGGATGTTGCCTGGAAAAAATTGTCAGCGGGAGGAAATGTACTGATGCCGTTAGACAAGTACGATTGGAGCGAACACTATGGCTGGGTTCAGGATAAATTCGGTGTGAACTGGCAATTGTCGTTTGGAAAACTTGCCAGTACCGGTCAAAAATTTTCGCCTACGTTAATGTTTACAGGCGCTCAACACGGCAATGCAGAAAAGGCCATCAACTTTTACGCCTCTGTTTTTTCTCCTTCATCGGTAGTGGGTATTTTACGATACGCAGAAAAGGATGGTGACGTGCCCGGCACAATAAAGCATGCCCAGTTTACGCTTAACGGTTATGTAATGATGGCGATGGACAGTTCCTTGATGCATCAGTTCGGCTTTACGGAAGGTGTATCGTTTGTGGTGGATTGTGAAACACAGGAAGAAATTGACTATTACTGGAACAAACTCACGGAAGGCGGTGAAGAGAGCATGTGCGGTTGGCTGAAAGATCAGTTTGGTGTTTCGTGGCAAATTGTTCCGGCTATCTTACCCGATCTGATGCGTGATCCGGTAAAAGGTCAGCGCGTGGTGCAGGCTTTTTTGAAAATGAAGAAGTTTGATATTGAGGCGTTGAAAAAAGCTTACGAAGGAGATTCTGCTCAGAAGTAA
- a CDS encoding DUF1801 domain-containing protein, producing MRKQADPVAQYIKGFPEEIQEKLKQLRAIIRSAAPKAEEYIGYGLPGYKAFGKPLVYFAGFKNHIGLYALPSGHSQFKEKLSKYKGGKGSVQFPNDEPLPVALIKQMVVFRWKENKELVEEKAQKTKNDFMHQLSAPARRALENMGIKSLKDLSRYTEKEILKLHGMGPSSIPKLKAALKKSGLQFKEK from the coding sequence ATGAGAAAGCAAGCTGATCCGGTAGCGCAATACATCAAGGGATTTCCTGAAGAAATCCAGGAGAAGCTGAAACAGCTTCGCGCCATCATTCGCAGCGCAGCGCCAAAAGCGGAAGAATACATCGGCTATGGATTGCCAGGATACAAAGCATTCGGAAAACCACTCGTGTATTTTGCCGGGTTCAAGAATCACATTGGTTTGTATGCATTGCCTTCAGGACATAGCCAATTCAAGGAGAAGCTTTCCAAATACAAAGGCGGAAAAGGATCAGTCCAGTTTCCAAACGATGAACCACTTCCGGTTGCGCTGATCAAGCAAATGGTGGTGTTCAGGTGGAAAGAAAACAAGGAACTTGTGGAGGAAAAAGCACAAAAAACTAAGAATGATTTTATGCATCAACTCAGTGCTCCCGCAAGAAGAGCGCTGGAAAACATGGGCATAAAAAGCCTGAAAGATTTATCGCGATATACCGAAAAGGAAATTTTAAAACTCCATGGCATGGGGCCATCCTCCATACCGAAACTAAAAGCTGCCTTGAAGAAAAGCGGCTTGCAATTCAAAGAGAAGTAA
- a CDS encoding VOC family protein produces MATVGTYLNFANNTEEAFNYYKSIFGGEFVGQINRFSDTPPMEGMPPIAEQDKKLVMHVELQILGGFRLMGSDAPASLGFSINKGNNVHISLHPDTRKETERLFKALSEGGQVTMELADMFWGSYYGSCTDKFGVQWMLNCDEKAS; encoded by the coding sequence ATGGCAACTGTAGGCACCTATCTCAACTTTGCAAACAACACAGAGGAAGCATTCAATTACTACAAATCCATTTTCGGTGGAGAATTTGTTGGCCAGATAAATCGGTTTAGCGACACCCCTCCGATGGAAGGCATGCCACCCATTGCCGAGCAGGACAAGAAGTTGGTGATGCATGTTGAACTTCAGATTCTGGGCGGCTTTCGCCTGATGGGTTCCGATGCGCCTGCGTCATTGGGGTTTAGCATTAACAAGGGCAACAACGTACACATAAGCCTGCATCCCGATACACGCAAGGAAACCGAGCGTTTGTTCAAAGCACTTTCGGAAGGCGGACAAGTAACCATGGAATTGGCAGACATGTTTTGGGGCTCGTACTATGGAAGCTGTACCGACAAGTTTGGTGTGCAATGGATGTTGAATTGCGATGAGAAAGCAAGCTGA
- a CDS encoding TlpA disulfide reductase family protein, with protein sequence MIHLYLLRPFQFIILILVVFGCVTKDHNENKVRIQINSKTQLNAEVKLSSYTLIDQNMLTESKTDSSGFCLVELTIQEPTFALIQIGKKYGEVFLSPGYNITVNETDHNYKVPLTFSGKGADVNNYVSWINSNVESIKWANGRGLFDLTKEEFEVRFDSLKRTISDFHLAYIDSINLTDTMISVLDMKNKVKFVAVQQEYQLYQLIQLSNEVRAEHDFKDQSVNLIFDSLLLTDRYSDFYIMLNFYWRARIESTVAKYSQTSQEHTIPLITNSLITEEEYPESIREFLMALNLQHWLSIFGLSQETDSVYKIFKMRYSKSRFLPTLQNVYDEWLAVQPGQPAPDFIAYTSDGNKVAKEDFKGKLVYMDVWATWCNPCIAEIPASKKLQAHFINENRVLFVNVSVDNDESAWLNFLAKEKDWPGLHVRLEPREIESFYRKFKLYGIPGYVLIDENNNIINIRAPRPSEIKIKDEIEGQLRRFSSN encoded by the coding sequence ATGATTCATCTTTACTTATTAAGGCCGTTCCAATTTATTATCTTGATTTTAGTTGTTTTTGGATGTGTAACTAAGGACCACAATGAGAATAAAGTCAGAATACAAATCAATAGTAAGACCCAGTTAAATGCTGAAGTCAAATTGAGTAGTTACACTTTGATAGATCAAAATATGTTGACTGAGTCTAAAACTGATTCAAGCGGCTTTTGTCTGGTTGAGTTGACAATTCAGGAACCTACATTTGCCTTAATTCAAATTGGAAAAAAATATGGTGAAGTGTTTCTCTCACCTGGATATAACATTACTGTAAATGAAACAGATCATAATTATAAGGTGCCGCTAACCTTCTCTGGCAAAGGTGCCGATGTAAATAATTACGTTTCATGGATAAACTCTAACGTGGAGAGTATTAAATGGGCAAACGGAAGAGGGTTGTTTGATTTAACCAAAGAGGAATTTGAGGTTCGATTTGATTCGTTAAAGAGAACAATATCTGATTTTCATTTGGCTTACATTGATTCCATCAATCTGACGGATACAATGATTTCAGTTTTGGACATGAAGAATAAGGTTAAGTTCGTTGCAGTTCAACAAGAGTATCAGCTTTACCAATTGATTCAATTATCGAATGAAGTGCGTGCGGAACATGATTTTAAAGACCAAAGTGTTAATTTGATTTTTGATTCACTCCTTTTAACTGATAGGTATTCCGATTTTTACATAATGTTAAATTTTTATTGGCGAGCAAGAATTGAGTCGACTGTTGCGAAATATTCCCAAACTAGCCAGGAGCATACAATTCCTTTGATAACGAATTCTTTGATTACAGAGGAAGAGTATCCGGAAAGTATTAGGGAGTTTCTAATGGCACTTAATCTTCAACACTGGCTTTCAATATTTGGTCTTTCGCAAGAAACCGATTCGGTTTATAAGATATTTAAAATGCGCTATTCAAAATCAAGATTTCTACCAACTCTTCAAAATGTGTACGATGAATGGCTTGCTGTGCAACCCGGTCAGCCTGCTCCGGACTTTATTGCTTACACAAGTGATGGGAATAAAGTTGCCAAAGAAGACTTCAAAGGTAAATTAGTATACATGGACGTATGGGCAACGTGGTGTAATCCTTGTATTGCTGAAATACCAGCATCAAAAAAATTACAAGCTCATTTTATAAATGAAAATCGAGTTTTATTTGTGAATGTGTCTGTCGATAATGATGAATCCGCGTGGTTGAATTTTCTTGCAAAAGAAAAGGACTGGCCGGGTTTACATGTGCGACTTGAACCAAGAGAGATTGAATCGTTTTATAGGAAATTTAAGTTATATGGAATTCCGGGTTATGTTTTAATTGATGAGAATAACAATATAATCAATATAAGGGCTCCTCGACCCTCTGAAATAAAGATCAAGGATGAAATTGAGGGTCAACTTAGGAGATTTAGTTCTAACTAA
- a CDS encoding SO2930 family diheme c-type cytochrome — MKIIYAIVLCMLVLSCTQQKPEVIVVEEESLSGTTLASLGEEKLSAYGFFKGELKNLEPAEGVIHYELNSPLFSDYAYKKRFIKFPTGTFANYSADDVLDFPEGTVLIKNFYYPADFRKPDENIRILETRLLMLEKGTWIALPYIWNDEQTEAYLDVSGKNIDVRWTHDDGTVKQVNYSVPNMNQCKGCHLRGDRVMPIGPTARQLNGSIRGEQKNQLEHLAALGLLHNLPPINTVARLVDYDNATEQLDLRARAWLEVNCAHCHRHDGPAKTSGLHLLADVKNPFELGVGKPPVAAGRGSGGLNYDIVPGKPEQSILYYRIKSDDPGVMMPELGKKLVHEEGVKLIEQWIREMR; from the coding sequence GTGAAAATAATTTATGCTATAGTGTTGTGTATGCTGGTGCTTTCGTGCACCCAGCAGAAACCTGAAGTAATTGTGGTGGAAGAAGAATCGTTGAGTGGAACAACGCTTGCTTCGCTGGGCGAGGAAAAACTTTCGGCTTACGGATTTTTTAAAGGAGAGTTGAAAAATCTTGAGCCCGCAGAAGGTGTGATTCATTATGAACTGAACTCACCTTTGTTCAGTGATTATGCATACAAGAAGCGCTTTATCAAATTCCCGACAGGCACCTTTGCCAACTACAGTGCTGATGATGTGCTGGATTTTCCGGAGGGCACGGTGCTGATCAAAAACTTTTATTACCCGGCTGATTTCAGAAAACCGGATGAAAACATTCGCATTCTTGAAACCCGATTGCTGATGCTCGAAAAGGGCACATGGATAGCGTTGCCCTACATCTGGAACGATGAACAAACCGAAGCATACCTGGATGTAAGCGGAAAAAATATTGATGTACGCTGGACACACGATGATGGAACCGTAAAACAAGTAAACTATTCTGTTCCGAACATGAACCAGTGCAAAGGGTGCCACTTGCGGGGCGATAGGGTAATGCCCATTGGGCCAACAGCCCGTCAATTGAATGGATCGATAAGGGGAGAACAGAAAAATCAACTGGAGCATCTTGCTGCCTTGGGTTTGCTTCATAACCTTCCACCCATTAACACCGTGGCGCGTTTGGTGGATTACGATAATGCAACGGAACAACTTGATTTACGTGCCCGTGCCTGGCTTGAAGTAAACTGTGCACATTGCCACAGGCATGACGGCCCGGCAAAAACAAGTGGCCTGCATTTACTAGCTGATGTGAAAAACCCGTTTGAATTGGGTGTGGGCAAACCGCCCGTTGCAGCCGGTCGCGGTTCGGGTGGACTGAACTACGACATTGTTCCGGGCAAACCGGAGCAGTCCATTTTATATTACCGCATCAAATCCGATGACCCGGGCGTGATGATGCCCGAGCTAGGAAAGAAGTTGGTGCACGAAGAAGGAGTGAAGTTGATTGAGCAGTGGATTAGGGAGATGAGGTGA
- a CDS encoding parallel beta-helix domain-containing protein → MKKLQFGLFVMVLFSACTEPPKEPVVWKSIEKDLQAQFIMAQDGDVIELPEGNFMFTRTLSMDGKSNITIRGKGMDKTILSWKNQTEGAQGMQISNGKNIVLEDFSVEDAKGDNLKVNDTNGITLRRIRSVWAEGPKTENGAYALYPVLCKNVLMEECIAMGSSDAGIYVGQSDSVIIRNNKAYWNVAGIESENSKWVEIYGNEAYDNTGGILVFDLPGLTTYGHSTKVYKNTIRSNNHKNFAQKGNIVASIPPGSGMMVLATHDLEIYDNDFKDNTTVGVAIVSYELVAALNEGEQEQESSIGGVQTVNNNYKADSLYNAFPYNIHIRDNRFSNKHWFPTFQNDIGKLLAMKSMFNPPDIVYDGIPDPERSERGICIKENEKIIFINLDAANEFKGLSKDVKTFACDDEKTLSLK, encoded by the coding sequence ATGAAAAAACTTCAGTTTGGTTTGTTTGTAATGGTTCTCTTCTCGGCTTGTACCGAGCCTCCCAAAGAACCTGTTGTGTGGAAATCCATCGAAAAGGATTTGCAGGCGCAATTTATAATGGCCCAGGATGGCGATGTGATTGAGCTTCCTGAAGGCAACTTCATGTTTACCCGCACGCTGAGTATGGATGGAAAATCGAACATTACCATTCGGGGTAAGGGCATGGATAAAACCATTCTATCCTGGAAAAACCAAACCGAAGGCGCGCAGGGCATGCAAATCAGCAATGGGAAAAATATTGTATTGGAAGATTTTTCGGTGGAGGATGCCAAAGGCGATAACCTGAAAGTGAATGATACAAATGGCATTACGTTGCGCAGAATCCGTTCGGTATGGGCCGAGGGACCAAAAACCGAAAACGGTGCCTATGCCCTTTACCCGGTGCTCTGTAAAAACGTATTGATGGAAGAATGCATTGCTATGGGCTCATCCGATGCCGGCATTTATGTGGGGCAGTCGGATTCGGTTATCATACGAAACAACAAAGCCTATTGGAATGTAGCGGGCATTGAAAGTGAAAACTCAAAATGGGTAGAGATTTATGGGAACGAAGCATACGACAACACCGGTGGCATTCTTGTTTTTGATTTACCCGGTCTCACCACGTATGGCCATTCCACGAAAGTGTACAAGAACACCATTCGCAGCAACAACCATAAAAATTTTGCACAGAAGGGAAACATTGTGGCCAGCATACCACCGGGTTCAGGCATGATGGTGTTGGCTACACACGACCTGGAGATTTACGACAATGACTTTAAAGACAACACAACAGTGGGTGTTGCTATTGTGAGTTATGAGTTGGTAGCCGCATTGAATGAAGGCGAGCAGGAACAGGAAAGCTCAATAGGTGGTGTGCAAACAGTAAACAACAACTACAAAGCCGACTCTTTATATAATGCGTTTCCATATAATATTCATATTCGCGATAACCGGTTCTCCAACAAACATTGGTTCCCAACCTTTCAGAACGATATCGGTAAACTGTTGGCCATGAAGTCGATGTTTAACCCACCTGATATTGTGTATGATGGAATACCTGACCCGGAGCGCAGCGAACGCGGCATCTGTATAAAGGAAAATGAAAAAATTATCTTCATTAACCTGGATGCGGCCAATGAGTTTAAGGGCTTGTCGAAAGATGTGAAGACCTTTGCATGTGATGATGAGAAAACGCTTTCGTTGAAGTGA
- a CDS encoding acyltransferase family protein, with protein METTLTQSTRRHDLDWLRIIAILILLFFHTGMWFNPWDWHVKNNELSGSFRYWMIWLHFWRMPLLLFISGAGTYMALGKRTIKQYAGERFKRLFIPLVFGMFVVVPPQIYYEHIAEYNGYLDFYKTVFNFVPYPEGSFSWHHLWFILYLLLYSLLLIPFFKFIRSDRSANFKSNVSRWLSSPAGMLLIPSVIIIFTQAVLRPYFPDETHDLTDLGFFVFYMCFFFFGVLFYSDRNLWLSIGQNRKHLLVAALFVLIPFYLLYFHFRGIVTFPWPEDTIETLFDITGMFMSWFTVLTVIAYGQHYLNKPHPWISKLNEGLYPFYILHQTVIIAIGYYICQLDWSIAAKFWSIAMLTLISCVGFYLLLIRPFNAMRFLFGMKPK; from the coding sequence ATGGAAACAACACTTACTCAATCTACCCGAAGGCACGACCTCGACTGGCTCCGGATTATCGCCATTTTAATATTGCTTTTCTTTCACACCGGCATGTGGTTTAACCCGTGGGACTGGCACGTGAAGAACAACGAACTCAGCGGCAGCTTCCGCTACTGGATGATCTGGCTGCATTTCTGGCGCATGCCACTGTTGCTCTTTATCTCCGGTGCCGGAACGTACATGGCGTTGGGTAAACGCACCATAAAACAATATGCGGGTGAACGGTTCAAGCGATTATTTATTCCCCTGGTGTTCGGAATGTTTGTGGTTGTGCCGCCTCAGATTTATTACGAGCACATCGCGGAATACAACGGCTACCTCGATTTCTATAAAACGGTTTTCAATTTTGTTCCCTACCCGGAAGGAAGTTTTAGCTGGCACCACCTGTGGTTTATTCTTTACCTGTTGTTGTATTCGTTACTGCTCATTCCGTTTTTTAAATTTATCCGTTCGGATCGTTCGGCCAATTTTAAAAGTAACGTTAGCCGCTGGTTGTCGAGCCCGGCAGGTATGTTGCTGATACCTTCTGTCATTATCATTTTCACCCAAGCTGTTTTGCGTCCGTACTTTCCGGATGAGACACACGACCTCACCGACCTGGGCTTTTTTGTTTTCTACATGTGCTTCTTCTTTTTTGGGGTGTTGTTCTATTCCGATAGAAATCTTTGGCTGTCCATCGGGCAAAACCGGAAGCATTTATTGGTAGCCGCCCTGTTTGTGTTGATTCCCTTTTACCTGTTGTATTTTCACTTTCGTGGGATTGTTACATTTCCCTGGCCGGAAGACACCATCGAGACACTATTTGATATTACCGGCATGTTCATGAGTTGGTTTACGGTGCTTACCGTTATCGCATACGGACAACATTATTTGAATAAACCACATCCGTGGATCAGCAAGCTCAATGAAGGGTTGTATCCATTTTACATTCTGCACCAAACGGTAATCATTGCCATTGGGTATTACATCTGTCAACTCGATTGGAGTATTGCAGCCAAGTTTTGGTCGATTGCCATGCTTACGCTGATCAGCTGTGTAGGATTTTATTTGCTGCTGATCAGACCGTTTAATGCAATGCGTTTTTTGTTTGGGATGAAACCCAAGTAG
- a CDS encoding TerB family tellurite resistance protein encodes MKNKTTLSKLYFLLASVDGTVKPKEEAIGDAMCSVEGIEARTFAETLLVLKTENRATILNEAIKALKSMSRAEQIRCIAWMCVIANADGFMEKVEWQLIYKIYHKELSLPLEEVLSEQKKLSAACRPYLMTVSCAA; translated from the coding sequence ATGAAAAACAAGACCACTCTATCGAAACTGTATTTTTTGCTAGCCTCGGTTGACGGAACCGTCAAACCCAAAGAAGAAGCCATTGGTGATGCCATGTGTTCGGTTGAGGGCATTGAAGCGCGTACGTTTGCAGAGACCTTGCTTGTATTGAAGACTGAAAACAGAGCCACAATTTTAAACGAGGCGATTAAAGCACTCAAAAGCATGAGTCGTGCAGAGCAAATTCGTTGCATTGCGTGGATGTGCGTGATCGCCAATGCAGATGGATTTATGGAAAAAGTTGAATGGCAATTGATTTATAAAATCTACCACAAAGAACTGAGTTTACCCTTAGAAGAGGTTCTTAGCGAGCAGAAGAAACTGAGTGCCGCGTGCCGACCCTATTTAATGACCGTCAGCTGCGCAGCTTAA
- a CDS encoding GNAT family N-acetyltransferase, with translation MPTILPALPEDAPELSVLVNAAYRGDTGRQGWTTEADLIDGSRTDAELLKAVIDTPGSMILKYVEDGKIIGCVELRKENDKLYLGMLTVNPTIQGKGIGKALLKASEEEAAKQNCHAIFMNVLTDRKELIDWYVRHGYHDSGRRKPFAFTDPRFGFPKKPLEFMIMEKTIA, from the coding sequence ATGCCTACTATCCTCCCTGCCCTCCCCGAAGACGCACCTGAACTGAGTGTATTGGTCAACGCTGCCTACCGGGGCGATACGGGCCGGCAAGGCTGGACTACCGAAGCCGATTTGATTGACGGCTCACGCACAGATGCTGAATTATTAAAGGCCGTAATTGATACACCCGGAAGCATGATTTTGAAATATGTGGAGGACGGAAAGATTATTGGTTGTGTAGAGTTGCGCAAAGAAAATGATAAACTCTACCTCGGCATGCTCACCGTTAACCCAACCATTCAAGGTAAAGGCATAGGCAAGGCATTATTGAAGGCATCGGAAGAAGAAGCAGCGAAACAGAATTGCCATGCCATTTTTATGAATGTGCTCACCGACCGAAAAGAGTTAATTGACTGGTATGTGCGCCACGGCTACCACGATTCAGGCAGACGTAAGCCCTTTGCGTTCACTGATCCCCGCTTCGGGTTTCCGAAAAAACCATTGGAGTTTATGATCATGGAGAAAACCATTGCCTGA
- a CDS encoding aminopeptidase P family protein yields the protein MMNRIVLIALMVLNGMAFAQNPNMPSDFLSKEWHKERRQKLREKLPANSVAVFFANAVRNRSNDVDYVYHQDTDFYYLTGYREPHAVLLVFKDMQKAANGDAYDEIIFVQPKNPIMEMWTGRRLGNLGTKDQLGIQQAFNNTEFKKYNVNFASFYQILFFDFQNDVRNEPRDSSDLYDLIEQFKVKVNYPRKDALSVQREQPQNNLNTRGLYRIMAELRGVKTPEEIDMIRKAVTISCVGQAEVMKAMKPGMSEREIQGIHEYVFKKYQAEDVGYPSIVGGGHNGCILHYIDNYKPALDPKELILMDLGAEYHGYTADITRTIPVGGKFSPEQKQIYDLVLEAQEAAMKICKPGVSFSSLSDVTMQVITKGLKELGIITTDQEARRYYPHGCCHHIGLDVHDRGLRDLEENMTFTIEPGIYIQENTTKDPKWWGIAVRIEDDYLTTKEGCEHLSTFAPRTTADIEAMMKQPSPLDNFKLPELDKLNKPKK from the coding sequence ATGATGAACCGTATCGTTTTAATCGCTTTAATGGTATTGAATGGGATGGCGTTTGCCCAAAACCCAAACATGCCTTCTGATTTCTTAAGTAAAGAGTGGCACAAAGAACGCAGGCAAAAACTGCGCGAAAAATTACCCGCCAACTCGGTGGCCGTATTCTTTGCCAATGCTGTGCGCAATCGCAGTAACGATGTCGACTATGTGTATCATCAGGATACGGACTTCTACTATTTAACCGGCTACCGCGAACCGCATGCCGTATTGCTCGTGTTCAAAGACATGCAGAAAGCCGCCAATGGCGATGCGTATGATGAAATCATTTTTGTGCAGCCTAAAAATCCAATCATGGAAATGTGGACAGGCCGCAGACTCGGTAACCTGGGCACGAAAGATCAATTGGGCATTCAACAGGCCTTTAATAATACGGAGTTCAAAAAGTACAACGTAAACTTCGCATCATTTTATCAGATCTTGTTTTTTGATTTTCAAAACGATGTGCGCAACGAGCCACGCGATTCCTCGGATTTATACGACCTGATTGAGCAGTTCAAAGTAAAAGTAAATTACCCCCGCAAGGATGCACTCAGTGTACAACGTGAACAACCGCAGAACAATTTAAATACCCGTGGGCTTTATCGCATCATGGCCGAACTACGCGGTGTAAAAACTCCGGAAGAAATTGACATGATCCGCAAGGCTGTTACCATTTCATGTGTGGGCCAGGCTGAAGTAATGAAGGCGATGAAACCCGGCATGAGTGAACGCGAAATTCAGGGCATACACGAATACGTGTTTAAAAAATACCAGGCCGAAGATGTGGGCTATCCCTCGATTGTAGGCGGTGGACATAACGGCTGCATTCTGCACTACATTGATAACTACAAACCAGCACTTGACCCGAAAGAATTGATTCTGATGGATCTGGGTGCCGAATACCACGGCTATACAGCCGACATTACCCGTACCATTCCGGTGGGTGGAAAATTTTCGCCAGAACAAAAACAGATTTATGATTTAGTGCTGGAAGCTCAGGAAGCAGCTATGAAAATTTGTAAACCAGGCGTAAGCTTCAGTTCGTTAAGCGATGTCACCATGCAGGTGATCACGAAAGGTTTGAAGGAGTTGGGTATTATCACTACCGATCAGGAAGCACGCAGGTATTACCCGCATGGTTGCTGCCACCACATCGGGTTGGATGTACACGACCGCGGCCTACGTGACTTGGAGGAGAACATGACGTTTACCATTGAGCCCGGCATTTACATTCAGGAAAACACCACCAAAGATCCGAAGTGGTGGGGCATAGCCGTGCGCATTGAAGATGATTACCTCACTACAAAAGAAGGATGCGAGCACTTATCCACATTTGCACCGCGTACTACAGCCGACATTGAAGCAATGATGAAACAACCGAGTCCGTTGGATAATTTTAAATTACCGGAACTGGATAAACTGAATAAGCCGAAGAAGTAA
- a CDS encoding FAD-dependent monooxygenase has protein sequence MNNKILILGGGIAGLTTAIALQRKNIDFTVYEAVPEIKAIGSGISLAGNAMKVLEQLQVAEQVKARGHLITSMIIQDEKGNYISALDTRKFTREYGMYNVAIHRGALHEVLLGEIPPGRIQTGKKAIGFNEKENSVELKFDDGTKAEGAAVIVADGIHSTIRKQLLPNSTPRYAGYTCWRGIVENTWGIEDQAVEAWGTTGRIGYVPIGDNKVYWFACKNAPYQDERMKQLSREALKKNFESFAHPVPQIIEQTPVENIIWNDIVDLKPIPRFAFNRLLLIGDAAHATTPNLGQGACLGIEDALSIAELLEHHENPVKAFEAFEQTRLKRAHFIVNTSHRVGKLAQVENRFLVRLRNALFRLLPESINERQLKQVLAITS, from the coding sequence ATGAATAACAAGATTTTAATTCTGGGTGGCGGTATTGCTGGGCTGACCACCGCAATTGCCTTGCAACGTAAAAACATCGACTTCACCGTGTACGAGGCGGTTCCTGAAATCAAAGCCATTGGCTCGGGCATAAGCCTGGCGGGCAATGCCATGAAAGTATTGGAGCAACTTCAGGTGGCGGAACAGGTAAAAGCGCGCGGGCACCTGATCACATCCATGATCATTCAAGACGAAAAAGGCAACTACATTTCGGCACTCGATACACGAAAGTTTACCCGGGAATATGGAATGTACAATGTAGCCATTCACCGGGGTGCATTGCATGAAGTGCTGCTGGGAGAAATACCACCCGGCCGAATTCAAACGGGGAAAAAAGCAATCGGTTTTAACGAAAAGGAAAACAGCGTTGAGCTGAAGTTTGACGATGGCACGAAAGCTGAGGGTGCGGCTGTTATTGTTGCGGATGGCATTCACTCGACAATACGCAAACAACTACTACCCAACTCAACACCGCGTTACGCAGGTTATACTTGCTGGCGCGGAATTGTTGAAAATACGTGGGGTATTGAAGATCAGGCGGTGGAGGCCTGGGGCACCACAGGCAGGATTGGATATGTTCCCATTGGCGATAACAAGGTGTATTGGTTTGCCTGTAAAAATGCGCCTTATCAGGATGAGCGCATGAAACAGTTATCGCGTGAAGCACTGAAGAAAAATTTTGAAAGCTTCGCACATCCTGTTCCGCAAATCATTGAACAAACACCAGTGGAAAATATTATCTGGAATGATATTGTAGACCTGAAACCCATACCGAGGTTTGCGTTCAACCGTCTACTGTTGATTGGCGATGCTGCACATGCCACTACACCAAACCTTGGGCAAGGTGCCTGTTTGGGTATAGAAGATGCACTGTCCATTGCTGAATTATTGGAACATCATGAAAATCCTGTAAAAGCTTTCGAAGCTTTCGAACAAACAAGGTTAAAGCGTGCGCACTTTATCGTTAACACAAGTCATCGGGTTGGCAAGCTGGCGCAGGTAGAAAATCGTTTTCTTGTCAGGTTAAGAAATGCACTTTTCCGGTTGCTTCCCGAATCAATTAACGAGCGCCAGTTGAAGCAGGTACTGGCCATTACTTCATAA